CATGAACCCGCCTTCCCAGCCTTCACCCGCAACACCACCGCTATCCGGCACCCATTTGCCGCGGATAGACACCAGTGAATTGCTGCGCGGCGCTGTAACGCTTGAAATCATGCACGCCGGCCAACGCTACCTGCTGCGCGTGACGCGTGAAAACAAGCTGATCCTGACCAAATAGGCCAGCCACCAACGATCTCCGTTGTACCTCTCGTTCCCGTAGCCAGCATGTACAGCCAGCCAAGGGTTTTTTCCGGCCGGCTCGGGACAATCCGGAAAACGAAATTCATGAGTTACACCCTATCCCAGGCTTCAAACAGCCGACGCAGCAGCCTGCTGACACTGGTCATCGGCTTGCATGTCGGCATCTTTCTGCTGATTTTTGCAGCCAAGACCGTCGTCCCGCAGATGATGGAAATACCGCTGGTCGTCGACCTGCTGCAACCGGCCGAACCCAAACCGGAACCCAAGCCGCTGCCGGTCGTCAAGCCGCAACCGGTCAGGCAGCCTAGCCCGGCCCCCAAAGCCCCGACGCCCCAGATCGAAGCCACGCAAAGCGTCGTTCCGGCGCCCAGCGCACCGGTCGCCGCCCCGCCCGAAGTCAAACCGGCCCCGCCGGCACCGGCCGCACCGGCGGTGACGCAAGCCCGTTTCGACGCCGACTACCTGCGCAACCCGGCCCCGCCCTACCCGCCGCTGTCACGCCGCATGGGCGAAGAAGGCAAGGTCATGCTGCGCGTCCTGGTCAGCCCGCAGGGAACGGCGGAACAGGTTGAAGTGAAGACATCTTCCGGCAGCGAGCGCCTCGACAACGCTGCGGTCAACACCGTCAAGAACTGGAAATTCGTCGCCGCCCGCCGTGGCGACACCCCGACTCAAAGCTGGGTTTTGGTACCCATCATTTTCAAATTGGAGCAATAACATGCAGGAAACCACGCAAAACGCTTTCGGCTTCGCCCACCTTTGGGCTGCAGGCGATGCCATTTCACACAGCGTCGCGATCATTCTGGCGATCATGTCGATTGCCAGCTGGTACCTGATCCTGGCCAAAGCCTGGGATTGGTGGACCGTTCGTCGCTCGGCCCGCGCTGTCGGCCAGTTCTGGGCGGCCAGCAGCGTCACCGAAGGGATCGAGCGCCTGCGCGATGCCGGCAGCGACAGTCCTTACGCGCAACTGGCCGAGCAGGCCAACTGCTGCAACCACGATTGCGAAACCGTAACCGGCCGCCTGGCTTCCCGCTTCGACCCGGCCGAACAAATGGAACGCGCCCTGCGCCAGCAACTGTCGAGCACCCAGGCCGGTATGGAAAACGGCCTGACGCTGCTCGCCACGACCGGCGCCACGGCACCGTTCGTCGGTCTGTTCGGCACCGTCTGGGGGATTTACCACGCGCTGGTGGCAATCGGCATCTCCGGTCAGGCCGCACTGGAAAAAGTCGCCGGCCCGGTCGGTGAAGCACTGATCATGACCGCCGCCGGCCTGGCCGTTGCGCTGCCTGCCGTCTTCGCCTACAACGCCTTCACCCGCGCCAACCGCGTCATCCTGGCCGATCTCGACGCCTTCGCCCACGACCTGCATGCCTTCTTCACGGTCGGCAAGCCGTTTGTCGCCAACAGCGCCCAGATCCACCCGATGCGCGCCCGCGCTGCTGCCGAGGTCGCGTAATCATGGCGATGGGCAGCTTCAATTCGCAACAGAACCAGATGCCGACGGCGGAAATCAACATGACGCCGCTGGTCGACGTGATGCTGGTGCTGCTGATCATTTTCATCATCACCGCACCGCTGATGACGCATTCGGTACCGGTCGACCTGCCGCGCGCAGCCAGCACGCCGACACCGGAAAAGCCGATGACGCTGCAGGTGGCGATCAATGCTGACAACCACATTTTCATCGGTTCCGAAGGGGTAGACCGCAGCACCCTCGAAGAACGCTTCAAGACCGCAGTCGCCCAGGATGCGCACGTCGAAATGCACCTCAAGGCCGACCGCAACACCCGCTACGAAGCCGTGGCTGAAACCATGAGCGCCGCACGTCGGGCCGGACTGACCAAGATCGGTTTCGTGACACAACCAGGTAGTGACGCGCACTAATTCGTTTCATTTCATTCATTCTCAAGCCAGCAATGCAAAGCCCGTCTTTGCCAGCCAGCCAGAGACATCAGGGAGTTCTGCAATGCTGACTATAAAAAAACTTGTTTCCGCACTGACCATTTCTGCTGCACTGGCCGCACCGGCCCTGGCTATCGAATATCCGATCGGCGTACCGCAACAACGGGCCGGCATGGAAATCGCCGCCGTTTATTTGCAGCCGGTTGAAATGGAACCGGAAGGCCACATGCGCAAGGCCACCGAGTCGGACATTCACATCGAAGCCGACATTCACGCACTGGCCAACAACCCGAACGGTTTTGAAGAAGGGGCATGGATTCCTTACCTGGTTGTCAAATTCGAAGTCAGCAAAATCGGCAGCGATTTCAAGGTTGCCGGCGATTTCATGCCGATGGTGGCCAACGATGGGCCACACTACGGCGACAACATCAAGCTGGCTGGCCCGGGCAAGTACAAGGTGAAATACAACATTCTTCCGCCGTCGGCCAACCCGCATTCGCATTTCGGCCGCCACACCGACCGCGCAACCGGCGTTCGCCCGTGGTTCAAGCCTTTTGAAGTCGAATACGAATTCACCTACGTCGGTATCGGTAAAAAAGGCGGCTACTGATCATGCGCCTCGCCAAAATCAGCGCTGCGTTCGTCGCAGCGGGGCTGGCCTTGCCCGTACTCGCCGCACCGAGCGATGCCGCACTGGAAAAACTGCTGGCCCGGATGGAAAAACTGGAAGCGCGCAACGCCGATCTGGAAAAGGAAGTGAAGCAACTCAAGGGCGAGAACGAGAAAATCGCCCAAGGCCTCGACAGCCCACGCCTTTCGGAACAGGAGCCGGAACTGACGGTGCGCCTGAAGGCTGTTGAAAAGGACGCACTGAACCAGAAAAAAGCCGCCAAGATTGCCGAAGGCCTCGACGGCATCAAAGTGGCAGCCTCGCTGGCCACCGTCGCGCAGCATGCCAACGGCCTGCCCAAGGACATCGAAAACGGCAGTTCCCAGCTCAATTACCGTGCAGACATCTCGGTTGAATTGCCGCTCAAGCCGCTTGGCGACATCAACCACAAGCTTTTTGCGCATTTGCGCATGGGCCAGGGGCTCGGCCTGAACTCAGCCTTCTCGAATCTCGGCCACTTCGCCAGCGCACCGAACGCCCTGGCCTTCCGCGCCTCCGGCCTTGATCCTGATTCCTCCGTCACCATTCTCGGCCAGGCCTGGTACCAGGCAGCCATCCCGCTGCCTTTCCTCGGATTCAAGCCTTACTCGCGTGAGACGCTGGAACTGACCGTCGGCAAGATGGACATCTTCGGCTTTTTCGACCAGAACGCCGCCGCCGGGGATGAAGCCAAACAATTCATGAACTCGGTCTTCGTCCACAACCCACTGCTCGATGCGGGTGGCGAAGTCGGCGTCGATGCGAACGGTTTCCAGCCAGGTTTTGTCGCTTCCTACCTGAACTACTTCAACAAGGCCGAACCGTGGCGCTTGTCGGTTGGCCTGTTCGGCACCGGTGACAAGGGGGCCAATTACCAGCGCAGCCTCTCTTCGCCACTGCTCATGGTCCAGGCTGAAAAACAATTGAAACTGTTCGGCGGCCTGACCGGCAACTACCGCCTCTACGGCTGGAACCGCAGCCAGGGGACCGACTACGACGGCAACCTGAACAAACACACCGGGATTGGCGCCTCGATCGACCAGCGGGTTGGCGACGGGATCAAACTGTTCGCCCGCTACGGCAAGCTGATCAAGGGTGAACTGCCGTTCAACCAGAGCGTCACGGCAGGTGTTGAATTCTCCGGCAGCTACTGGAACCGCGGCGCCGACAGCATCGGCATCGCCGGCGCCTGGCTGGAATCGGGCAAGGGCTACCGGACAAGTACCGCCAGCACCTGGCTCGACGACAAGCAGACGCAAGTCGCCTACAATTTCACGCCGCAAGGGGCCGAAAAGCTGACAGAAATTTATTACCGCTACCGCCTGTCGCCGCAATTCGAACTATCGCCTGACTTCCAGTACGTCACCAATGGTGGCGGCAATGGCGATGCCAAATCGGTCAAGGTCTTTGCCCTGCGCGCCAATATCGCTTACTGAGAACCTTCATGAAACGCTTCGCCCTCCTCGTTTTTAGCCTTTTTGCCCTGTCGACCGCAGCCATGGCCGACGATATGCCGACCATCAAGCTGTTGATGAAAGAAGGCCGCCTTTATCCTGAAACGCTGGAGGTTCCGGCCAATACGCGTTTCAGGCTGGAGGTCAAAAACGAGGGTCCGGGCGCGGCGGAGTTCGAAAGTCTGGAATTGAAGAAGGAACTGGTACTCGCTCCCGGTGTGACCCGCAACCTGGTTTTTTTCCCGATGAAACCGGGTACGTACAAATTTTTTGACGACTTTCATCCGGAAACCGGTCAAGGCCGGATTGTCGCCAAATAAGGACAGCGATCATGGGTAACGCATTTTTCGTCGTCTGGCGCGAGAGCCTCGAAGCCTTTCTGATTGCCGGCATTCTTTACGCCTGGTTGCAGGCCAACGACGATACCGGCAAAGGCAAGCGGGCGCTGTTCCTCGGTCTGGCCGCCGGTGCTGGCTTGGCCATGCTGCTCGGCTGGGCCTTGCTCACAGTTCAGGACGAACTGACCGGCGAAGCGCTTGAAATATTCCAGACCGCCACGCTTTTCGTTGCGGCCGGGCTGATCACCCAGATGGTCTTGTGGATGCGCCGGCACGGTCGCCAGATGAAAGCCCGCCTGCATGCCGAATTGTCGGCTGCGGCTGAGCGTTCCGGGTTGATTGGTGTCGCTGTCGTGGCCGCCTTGGCCGTCGCCCGCGAAGGTGCTGAAACCGTCATCTTTCTTTACGGCATGTCGCAGGAAGGCAATCTCGGCAATCTGCTGATCGGTGCCCTGGCCGGTTTCGCCGGCGCCGGTGCGACCGCATGGCTCGCCGCAAAAAGCCTGGCTCGACTCAATATCGGCCTGTTGCTGCGTCTTTCGTCGATCCTGCTGCTGATTCTCGCTTCGGCCCTGCTGGTTGCTGCGGTCGACCGCCTGATCGGCGCTGGTTGGCTACCGCCCTTGCTCGATCCGGTCTGGGATACGTCGCAGTTGATTGACGACACGACCAAGGCCGGCAAGCTGATTGCCGATTTTTCCGGCTACCGCGCTCGCCCGGCACTGAGCGGCCTGCTGGCCTGGGCGACTTACTGGGGCGTTGTCTTGCTGGCCTGGCGGAGAACTGCCCATGGCTGAACATGCCATTCGCTTTTATCCTGAAAAACCCCGCGGTCGACTCGAAAAAGTCGGCCTTTTCCTGCGCAACAACCGCCGCCTGATCATTTCAGTCCAGTGGCTGATTGTCATCCTTTATGCCGCGATGGTCATCATCCCGGCATTTTTGCCTTTACCGCCGGAAGATGCCCACATTTGGGACAACCTGCGCCTCTTCGCCCAATTTTGCTTCTGGGGGCTGTGGTGGCCGGGCGTGATGATTGCCACAGTCACCATGGGACGCGTCTGGTGCGGCCTGTTCTGCCCGGAAGGCGCGGTTTCCGAGTGGGTCAGCCAATACGGCCGGGGCAAGGCGCTGCCGCGCTGGCTCAAATGGACCGGCTGGCCCTTCGTCGCATTCATCTGCACCACGGTCTACGGCCAACTGGTCAGTGTTTATGAGTATCCGCAAGCCGCCCTGCTGGTCCTCGGCGGGTCGACCGTGGCAGCAGTCGTCATCGGCCTGCTCTACGGCCGGGAAAAGCGGATCTGGTGTCGCTACCTGTGCCCGGCCTCCGGTGTCTTTGCCGTCCTGGCCAAGATTGCCCCGCTCCATTACAAGGTTGACCGTGCCGCCTGGGACAAGCACGAAGGCGATTTCGAGCCGGTCAATTGTGCGCCGCTGCTCGATGTGCGGCGCATGACCAGCGCCTCCGAATGTCATGCCTGCGGCCGTTGCGCCGGCCAGCGCGATGCCGTCACCTTCTCGGCCCGTTCCCCGTTTGCCGAAGTGCTCAACCTCGATGCGCCGGCCCGCACGCCGGATGCATTGACCCTGCTCTACGGCGTCCTCGGCGTCGCCACCGCAGCCTTTCAGTGGACACTCAGTCCGTGGCTGCTCCAGGCCAAAATCCAGGCTGCCGAGTGGCTGGTCGAACACGACCAGTTCACCTTGCTCGACAATGACGTTCCCTGGTGGCTGCTGACCCATTACCCGGAAGCCAACGATCTGTTCACCTGGCTCGACGGCAGCCTGATCCTGGCCTACCTGCTGGGCGGCGGCTTTCTCCTCGGCAGCCTGTTGTTGCTTGGTCCGCTCCTCGCCAGCCGCTGCCTGCAGACGCCGGCACTGTCATGGCAGCGTCTGTCCCTGGCCTTGACGCCACTCGCTGCTGCCAGCGTCATTCTCGGACTTTCGATGCTCACCGTGACGCATCTCAAGGCCGAACATGTCTGGCTCGGCTGGCTGCCTTATTTCCGCATTGTCCTGCTCGGCGCCGGCTGCCTTGGCAGTCTGTGGCTGTCTCTGCGCCTGAGCGCAGCGGCCGCGACCGGCCTGTTCAAATCCGGCCTGGCAGTTGCTGCGATGCTGTGGTCGATCGGTCTGATGGCCGGCAT
The sequence above is drawn from the Dechloromonas sp. TW-R-39-2 genome and encodes:
- the hemP gene encoding hemin uptake protein HemP, with product MNPPSQPSPATPPLSGTHLPRIDTSELLRGAVTLEIMHAGQRYLLRVTRENKLILTK
- a CDS encoding energy transducer TonB, whose product is MSYTLSQASNSRRSSLLTLVIGLHVGIFLLIFAAKTVVPQMMEIPLVVDLLQPAEPKPEPKPLPVVKPQPVRQPSPAPKAPTPQIEATQSVVPAPSAPVAAPPEVKPAPPAPAAPAVTQARFDADYLRNPAPPYPPLSRRMGEEGKVMLRVLVSPQGTAEQVEVKTSSGSERLDNAAVNTVKNWKFVAARRGDTPTQSWVLVPIIFKLEQ
- a CDS encoding MotA/TolQ/ExbB proton channel family protein; protein product: MQETTQNAFGFAHLWAAGDAISHSVAIILAIMSIASWYLILAKAWDWWTVRRSARAVGQFWAASSVTEGIERLRDAGSDSPYAQLAEQANCCNHDCETVTGRLASRFDPAEQMERALRQQLSSTQAGMENGLTLLATTGATAPFVGLFGTVWGIYHALVAIGISGQAALEKVAGPVGEALIMTAAGLAVALPAVFAYNAFTRANRVILADLDAFAHDLHAFFTVGKPFVANSAQIHPMRARAAAEVA
- a CDS encoding biopolymer transporter ExbD, which translates into the protein MAMGSFNSQQNQMPTAEINMTPLVDVMLVLLIIFIITAPLMTHSVPVDLPRAASTPTPEKPMTLQVAINADNHIFIGSEGVDRSTLEERFKTAVAQDAHVEMHLKADRNTRYEAVAETMSAARRAGLTKIGFVTQPGSDAH
- a CDS encoding iron transporter; amino-acid sequence: MLTIKKLVSALTISAALAAPALAIEYPIGVPQQRAGMEIAAVYLQPVEMEPEGHMRKATESDIHIEADIHALANNPNGFEEGAWIPYLVVKFEVSKIGSDFKVAGDFMPMVANDGPHYGDNIKLAGPGKYKVKYNILPPSANPHSHFGRHTDRATGVRPWFKPFEVEYEFTYVGIGKKGGY
- a CDS encoding carbohydrate porin, with translation MRLAKISAAFVAAGLALPVLAAPSDAALEKLLARMEKLEARNADLEKEVKQLKGENEKIAQGLDSPRLSEQEPELTVRLKAVEKDALNQKKAAKIAEGLDGIKVAASLATVAQHANGLPKDIENGSSQLNYRADISVELPLKPLGDINHKLFAHLRMGQGLGLNSAFSNLGHFASAPNALAFRASGLDPDSSVTILGQAWYQAAIPLPFLGFKPYSRETLELTVGKMDIFGFFDQNAAAGDEAKQFMNSVFVHNPLLDAGGEVGVDANGFQPGFVASYLNYFNKAEPWRLSVGLFGTGDKGANYQRSLSSPLLMVQAEKQLKLFGGLTGNYRLYGWNRSQGTDYDGNLNKHTGIGASIDQRVGDGIKLFARYGKLIKGELPFNQSVTAGVEFSGSYWNRGADSIGIAGAWLESGKGYRTSTASTWLDDKQTQVAYNFTPQGAEKLTEIYYRYRLSPQFELSPDFQYVTNGGGNGDAKSVKVFALRANIAY
- a CDS encoding cupredoxin domain-containing protein; this translates as MKRFALLVFSLFALSTAAMADDMPTIKLLMKEGRLYPETLEVPANTRFRLEVKNEGPGAAEFESLELKKELVLAPGVTRNLVFFPMKPGTYKFFDDFHPETGQGRIVAK
- a CDS encoding FTR1 family protein, which gives rise to MGNAFFVVWRESLEAFLIAGILYAWLQANDDTGKGKRALFLGLAAGAGLAMLLGWALLTVQDELTGEALEIFQTATLFVAAGLITQMVLWMRRHGRQMKARLHAELSAAAERSGLIGVAVVAALAVAREGAETVIFLYGMSQEGNLGNLLIGALAGFAGAGATAWLAAKSLARLNIGLLLRLSSILLLILASALLVAAVDRLIGAGWLPPLLDPVWDTSQLIDDTTKAGKLIADFSGYRARPALSGLLAWATYWGVVLLAWRRTAHG
- a CDS encoding 4Fe-4S binding protein; this encodes MAEHAIRFYPEKPRGRLEKVGLFLRNNRRLIISVQWLIVILYAAMVIIPAFLPLPPEDAHIWDNLRLFAQFCFWGLWWPGVMIATVTMGRVWCGLFCPEGAVSEWVSQYGRGKALPRWLKWTGWPFVAFICTTVYGQLVSVYEYPQAALLVLGGSTVAAVVIGLLYGREKRIWCRYLCPASGVFAVLAKIAPLHYKVDRAAWDKHEGDFEPVNCAPLLDVRRMTSASECHACGRCAGQRDAVTFSARSPFAEVLNLDAPARTPDALTLLYGVLGVATAAFQWTLSPWLLQAKIQAAEWLVEHDQFTLLDNDVPWWLLTHYPEANDLFTWLDGSLILAYLLGGGFLLGSLLLLGPLLASRCLQTPALSWQRLSLALTPLAAASVILGLSMLTVTHLKAEHVWLGWLPYFRIVLLGAGCLGSLWLSLRLSAAAATGLFKSGLAVAAMLWSIGLMAGIWSLVFFIW